CCACTTTCTTGTATTCGCCCTTGGACAGCAACGGCAGGATGCGATCAAACGCGCGCCGATTGGAAATCTTGGCGTGGGTGAGGAACAACCAGCGCTCGATGGCAATGGCTACACCAACGATCAAAACGATAGAGATCGGGTACATAAAAGGTCCGCCGTCCTGAAAGAAACGGAGGATGGTGTTCATAAAGTCCATAACTGGCTCCTCGGGTTGGATTTTTTAATGCACAGAGCTTAGCAGGCCCCTCTGCATTGATTTTTTAAAGTTTGTGTTAAAGAAAAATGTTTTTATGCAAATCAGTTATTCAGTAATGGTGGCGCTGTGGGTATCCGGGATCAACGCTTCCAGCGTATCAATTTCGCGTTTGAGTTCGTTGCGGTCCACCAATGCGAACACATCCTTGAGCGCGGAGTCCATCGAACCTTCAGGCGCCTCACCCCGCTCCGCATTCTGCCAGGGGATGATGTAGAGCACTTTTGGTTGTTCCTGGTTACCGGTAACCGTGGTGCTCAGGTTGACTTCCTGTGCGTCGGCCGCAAGGGCCAGCAAGCAACCCAATGTGAATAATCCCAGATTTTTCACTCTGCATTCTCCTCGCTATCGGGCGCTGATTCCACCGGTGCAGCGGGCGCGGGCTCGGCGGGCAAACGCCGCTCCAGATCGACAATCCACGCGGTCATCAACCGGTCGTCCTCCGCTTGCAACGCCTGAAACTGGCGGTACTGTTCCAGCGCATCCTGCAAGCGACCCATATACAGGTCGTACAGGATACCCAGGTTTTTATAGCTGTCGGCATGGTCGGGCCACACGGCTAACGCCTGTTTGTAGAGGGCTTCCGCCTCGTTGAACTTACCCTGCGTACGTTTAATGCGGGCCAAAGCGTTCATGGCGTAAATGTTGTTGCCATTCATGGCGATGGCATTTTCATACTGGGCGACCGCGTCATCCAGCCGGGTCAGGCCCTCGTACACGCGCCCCAGATTGAAATACAACCCGGAATAGTTCGGCCCCAGCGCAATGGCGTCCATCAACAGGGCTTCCGCTTTGGCCCATTGTTTGTTGACGATGGCGGCATTGGCTTTGTCAAACAAGGCGCGCACCTGCGCGTTGTCCGGTTCAGGTGTGGCGTCGTAAGGGTTCGGGCCCGGGCTACGTTTGACAATGACGCCCTCTGGTTCACCCTCTGGCAGTACTATCTCCGGCTCGGGTTCGGGCGCGGGTTTAGGCGCCGTGCTACAGGCCGCCAGCAGGAACAGGAGCGCCAGCGCGAACACATATTTAACGCAACGCATTGCTGTATTCCTCCACGGCTTCGGGCTTGCGATAACGCGCCGGCAGCAAACGCTCCAGTTCTTTGAAGCTCTCTTTGACCCAATCGTCATAGGTGCCGGTCCAACTGCGCTGGGCGTTGGCTTCAAAAATTTCGATGGCCTGTTCTTCAAACGGGAACGCCTGCTCTTCCAACAGAATTTCGTATTGCTCCAATTCCAGTTCATCCAGGCCCTTGGGTCTTTGTGAATCCATCAGATCGCGCGACAGTTGCGAGTAAATCGCACCGATGCGGTGACTGGCCTGGGTGGTGTATTCGGCCACGCCGTATTTCATCAATCGTTCATACATACCCAGCGTGTCCTGCAGGGCTTTTTTCTTTTTCTGCAGCGATTGTTTGAGCGGCAGCTTCAGCGGAATACGCTGGAACTCCTGGTAGAAATCGTCGGCGCGCACGCTGGTGGCCATGGCCGCCAGGGTAATGGAACGGTCACTCCGCTGTTCACCGGCTGTGCGATCGGTCTCGATGATTTTTCGCAGCCAGTAGTCGCGGTTCTGGACATTACCCGCTTCGCGGTAGAGTTCGCTCAACCGGTATTGCGCTTCCAGATTCTGGCCGAAGGGCTCAGGGTAATTGTGGGCGTACTCGCGGTAAAAATTAATCGCCTGATCCTGATCGCCATCTTTTTCATAATACTCCGCGGCCACATACAGACTTTGTTGCTGCAATACCGGGTCGCCACTGGCACGCGCCTGCTTGAGCAACTCATCTGCGGCCAGCGACCAGCGCGACTGCTTCTCGTAAATCACGATCATTTTTGGCGTGATGGTGGCGGTCAGTTTGTTATCCGGATAACGCTTGCGGAAATCCAGCAACAACTGCTCGGCTTCATCGTAGCGCTCCAGCGCCATCAGATGGTTGGCCGCGTCGTACTGGGCGCTGATGGCAATTTCGCTGTTGGGCGCCAGGGCCTGGACCCGCACCAGCTGATCCACGGCCGCCGCCACCGAACCCGCCGCCAGCAACTGCTCGGATGATTTGTACACGCTGGCCGCGATACGGGTGGTGATATCTTCCCGCTGCGGATCGTTTTTCGGCAGCAGATTCAGCACTTCGGTATAGGCGACTTCAGCCTGCTGGTACTGCTCCGTGTCGTAATAGCTTTGGCCCAGAATCAGCCACGCGGTTTTGCGCAGGTCCTGGTTGGCTTCCGGCTGCCACTGGGTTACCCGGGTCGCTGCCGGAATCGCTTCCAACGGACGGCCCTGCTTGATCAGTTCGTTAGCGGCCTGGGTGAGCACGGCCACCGCCCGGCTGTCGGTGGCAAAGGTATCGGCGAAGCGCAGGCTGCTGGCGATTTTTAATTCTGTCCACGCGGCCCGGTCATCCACAGTCAGCAGTTCGCTGTCGAGCACACGGTCGGCGGCCAGCAGTGCACTGTAGCCGGCTTCCGCACCACGGGCAGGATCTTTGTATTGGTAGGCAACGGATTCAAACGCAGCAAACGCCTGCTCCATCTTGCCGGCCTCGTACAGGGCTTCGCCCATCAGGAACGCCATCTCGGAGGTTTTCGGATCTTCCGGGAAGGTGCTGATAAATTCAGAATACCAGAGCGCGGCCTGCTCATAGTGGCGGGCGCGTTTGGCCACCAGTTCCGCACGCACTTTTTCCCGGTCTTCCGGTTTGACGGCTTTATCCGTGTCCAGTTTGGCGAGATCGGTGCTGACCTCCTGGGCGCTGCTGTGCTCGTAGCTGGCCAGTTCATCCAGATAGGTATGCAGGTAGGTTTTGATCGGCTGGCGCTGTTCCTCGCTCAATCCGGTCCAGAAGGCACTGGTAAAACCGTAGTTGCGCACAAAGGTTTCTTTCGCCGGCAGGATCAGCGAAGGGAAATTACCAAGGCCGTACACTTCGATCTGGCGCACTGAAAATCCGGGGGAATATTCGTTCAGCGCATTGTGCGCCACGTAGTGCCCGTAGGTATCGGCGCTGTCGCGGTAGCGCTCTTTTTCCAGGTAGAGTTCGCCCAGTTTTTCGTACAGTAAATGATGGTAATGGCGTTTACCGATATCCGCGTAGGTTTGCTCGATAGTGTCGGGGCCGTCCAGGTAGGAGAAGGTCACCGCCATGATCCGCAAAGAATCATCCAGCAGGTTTTTGTTGGATGCTGTCAGGCTGTCTGCTTTGGCGCCTTCCGGCAGTAACAAATCCAGAACCGCAGTAAACGAATCCAACGACTGCGGATACCATCCCCGCTTGAACATGGCCCAGCCGCGCATGTAGTTGGCGTTGACGAAATAGGGTGTGGCCGGACCGAAATCGATCACTGCCTGATAGCCGTCGGCCGCTTCCACGTAATCGCCACGACTGAACGCCGCTTCGGCGCGGCGGAATTGCGCCTCGGCAACAAATTCCGCGTCCGGATGTGCTTCGGTCAGTTGGGTCAGTGTTTGTGTGGACTCTTCCACGGCGCCGGTCAGAGCATAGGCCTTGGCCAATTGGTAGATGGCTTCCTGACGCGCTTCTGGCTTGTAATGCTCATCCATCGGATAAGCCAGGAGTGCCTGGTACTGGTTAATCACTTCCGCGAAATAAGGCGCCGGGTCTTCCGTGCCCTCCAGCAACTTTTGTTCGGCGCGCAGCATCGCCAATTCTGCCAGGCGCTCGTGAATGTCGCGGCGAATGGATTCGTCTTCGGCCACTTCCAGAGCGGAATGGTAGCGCGCCTGCACTTTGTCCAACTCGGCGTCGGCGACAATCGGCTTGACCTCGGGAATGCGCGCGGGTTCAAGCTGTTCGAGTTTCGGGCTGTCGTCAACCAGCTCATCGTCCAGAAACGAACAGGCCGGTAACAGCAGAGTGCCGGATAGCGCAATGGCGCAGGCGAGCGGTTTCAGGTTTGCGTACTTCATCATCACTGCTTTAACCGCTCATCGTAGAGACGCGCAATCGACAGACGTGCACGCGCCAGATAATTTTTCACCCGTACTTTGTGGTCATTGAGGGCCTGATCCAGCTGCGCACGCAGTGCGGCTTCTTCCGACGCCAGCTGCTGTTCCAATGCAACCGATTCAGCGGCAATGCGCTGATCGAGCAGCCCCATACGCTGCTGGTAAGGCAGGATTTCCGGCGCTTCGTCAATGGCCTTTTGCAACGACATCTGGTTAGACGCCAGATTTTCCAGTTCCTTATCCAGCAACTGCAAAGAGCGCTTTTGCTCCCACAAATTGGCGGAAAAAGATTCCTGTGCGTTCCACAACAGGATGCCGCGATAAAAATTCAGCTGTCGCAGTTCTTCTTCGTAGTCGTCGTCTTCATTCAGGGCTGCGAGGTTTTCCAACGCGCCGTCCACAATCTCCAGATTGTCGATGGCATCTTCATCGGTCAGCAGGGCCAGGTAGTCGCGGTTTTTTTCCACGCTGAACAGCCAGGCCGCCAAGCGGGATTTTTCGTCGCGCAGCGCGGCTTCCTGTTGCAACTTGCCTTGTTCATTCATGCGCGCGAGTTTTTCGGTGCGCACCTGGCCCCGCTGGACCAACAGGTCGGCATAGATGCCAAGCTTCTGTTGCCAGTCTGCCAGTGTGCTCTGCAAAAACAGCAGATCGCGGATGGCCTGAACCCGGGTCTGAAAATCATTGCGGGCGAACACTTCGCCTAAAAAAGCTACTTCCGGCTGCAACGCCTGATCCAGGTCGAGCGCGAACCAGCTCTGGTTGCCGCGGGTGTCACTCTGGCGGATGCTGTTCAGCAACAATTGCTGACTGAGTTGCTGGCGGATGGCTTCCACTTTCTGCAATTCACCCATGAACACCTGTTCCGCGCCTTCATAGGCGGCCAGGGCATCCACATCGGCACCCAGCTGCTCGTAGGCCCAGGGCACTGCCATCAGGCTTTCCAATACACTGGCCTGCTGCAATGAGCCGTTGGCCAGTTTCTGCCAGGGCGAGAGCGCGTTGGGCCAATCCTGTTTCGAGGCATAGGCCCAACCCAAACCCAACAACGCGCGGTCGGAATAGGGGCCGGACAGACGCACTTTCTGGAATTGCGCTACGGCCTTGTCGTACTCGCCTTGCTGGATATGAACATAGCCGCTGGCGGTGTAGGCGCGGTCGCGCAGTGCGCGCTGGATTTTTTGTTGCTCGGGGTTGACGCGCAGCGGCGTGGAAACCACGCGGTTGAGATAAGTCTGGGCCGCCACAGCATCGCCCTCGCGGCCCAGTGCGACACCCAGGTTATAATTCGCCAACTCGCCCCACTGCTCGGGATTATCGGCCGCTTCGTACAGGGCGCGGGCTTCTTTGAAGTCGTCATTGCGCAACAGGATCTGCAAACGCATGACCGCCAGTTCGTGGGTCAGCCGCTGATCGATGTCGGCCGAAACCTGTTCAAAACTCTGCCGGGCGCCGGCCCAATCACCCTGTTGATATTGCAGTTTCCCCAGATAAAACCAGGCCGTATCGCGCACGGCCTGCGGCCGGCTGGCGTCCAACAAGCGGGTGAACACATCGCCCGCGCGTTGCTCCATGCCGAATGCCAGGCCGATGGAGCCGGCAATCAATTCGGGGTTGTCGCTGTGGCCCTGAATACCGCCGCGTGCTTCGGCCACCATCAGTTCGCTCAAGGCGCCGAAATAATTGCTCTGGTAATACTCGTACAGGGTCACGCCGTAGCGTAAGTCGGCCACGCTGCTGGGCAATGGCTCATCGGCCAGCGTTGTACATGATGCGCCTAGTCCGACCGCCAGCAGCCACGCGCGCAAGGAAAACGTCCGCACGATCAGCTATCCCATTCCTTGATATCAAACTCCGGCTGCATGGTGGCGGTGGAATCCGAAATGCGGATCTCCAGCACCTTGGGATCTTCGTCTTTGTCGATGGTCAGGCGCGCGCCGCGCTTGTATTCACGACCATCCGGGCCTTTACCCACGAAAATGGCGCTGACTTCGTGCGCACCGGATTTCAGGTTGCCCAGGTACAGGCGCTGCACGCCGCCACGGAACAGCGCATCCAGTTGCTGGCCGGTGTACAGATGGCTGGCCACCAGCTCGTCGTCGATCATCAGCTTGACCGCATCGAGGGTGAAGAATTTGCCCACGTCCATGGATACAAACACACTGATCTGCGTGGTGGCAGGAAACAGCAGTTCTTCTTCCAGAATCAACAGGTCGCGGTTCAATTCCAGTACCCGCTGTTTGAGGGATTCCACTTCACTGGCATCCTGGGCCTGGAGCGGCGCGGCCAATATGGCCAGGCCAAACACTGTCCCCAAAGTCTGCTGGAGCCTGCGCTTTAACATCGTGTGATTCCCTCAAAAATTACGTCTAAGTGTCTGATTTTTATGCAACTGCCGGGCTGGACACAGTCAGCGACCCGACAGTGTAGGGGTTCCATAGTACTGATTCTTTGGCACAGGCCACAAAAGGCGGATTTTACCGACCAAAGGCCCGCGTCACAGCTGGCCGAAAGCACTAACCCCTGCCCTATTCTGGTGCTGCCAGGCCACGGCTGTAATGCACCTGTCCGGTGGCGTCGATCACAATGGCGTCAAAACCGGGCAAGCGATCGATCAGGGCCAGGCCCCGCTCAGCCCCCAGGATAAATACTGTAGTGGACAAAGGGTCGGTATCAAAGCCCGAGGGGCCCAGCACGGTGGCACTCATCACGCCCTGACTGGCCTTACCCGTGCGCGGGTTAATGATGTGGTGTTCACGCTCGCCCGTGACCGGATCGAAAAAGAACCGCTCATAGTCGCCCGAGGTGGACATGGCGGTATCGGTTAACGGCAAACGCAGCGCCAGTTGCTGTTCATCGCGCGGATTTTTAATACCCACCATCCAGGGCCGGCCGCGTTTGTCGCCCAGAATGCGGCTGTCACCGCCGGCGCTGACAGACGCATGGGCAATGCCTTTTGCAGCCAACAGGGCGATGGCGCTGTCGACCGCATAGCCTTTGGCAATCCCGCCCAGGTCGATACGCACATTGGGGTGGATGAATTGCACCGTCCGGGCGGTCTTGTCCAATACCACCAGCCGGTAGTCAATCGCCGGCAACAAGGCCTCGCGTTCTGCATCGGTCGGCGCTTTACCTTGCCGGTAATCGTAGCGGTAGCCCACCGAGGCAAATGTAATATCGAAGGCACCTTCCGACAGCCGGCTCATGTAGGCCGCTTTATCCAGTATCTTGAACAGCGGCGCCGAAATGGGCACTGGCGCCTGGGCCGCAGTTTGGTTGACCTTGTACAACTCGCTGGTGTCGATCCAGGGGCTCAGCCATTGGTCGATGCGGCGCATCTCGGCCAACACCTCCAGGGCGGCCAGCTCGGCCTGGGCCGGGTCTTCGTGCCAGAGCTGCACGATGATTTCTGTGCCCATGGCCTGGCCGGTCTGGTAGTGCCAGTCGGCTCGGACGGCCGCCGCGCCCACTAGCAGCAGCGCAGCGCACAGGCGCAGGCAGACGTTCACGGCAGTTTCACATCCATCACAAAGCCGCCGTCGCGGGCTTCAAACCCGGCCATGCCGAGCATGTTTTCCCACTGCAGGCGATAGGATTCGGACAATTGCAGCTGCGTGCTCAGCAACATGTCGGGGCCCGCATGGGTAAGCGTGATCTCGGGTGCGCTGGCAAACCATTGGATCGCCTTGTCATCGCTGATGATATCGGCGGTAAACAGGGGAGTCTTGTCACCGGCCACCCCGACGGCCAGATTGAGGTTACCGAAGCTTTGCCAGTCGCGCCCCATCAACACGCTGAGGTTCTCAATCCGGCCGCTGCCACTGAGGCCGGTGATTCGGTTGCCCGAGAGTGAGAGTTCATCCAGCGCCAGCATCAATTTGCCGTTGGCCTCAATGGGCGCCATTAAACGAACAAAATTAGCGGGCACGTTGAGACGCAGATCGGAAATGCGGGTCTCACCGCCCAGGCCCGCGCATACCCGGCCCTGGAATTGTTGGCTGCTGAGACTGGCGCTGATGCGGGCGCAGGCGTTCAGGCCCAACAAGCTCATGGGTTCCAGTCGCCAGTCCAGTTCACCCAGATCAAATACCAGCGCGCGGCCGCGCACAGGTGCCAATTGCAGCCGTGCCGATTCCGCCGAACCGGTCCACAGGCTGCCATGCAAGCCGCTCAATTGCAGGCCACCGGCCGCCGCCGCTTGCGCCACCAAAGTGGCCGGTGCAGTCACCAACAACCACGCAGGCAGGAGTAACAGGGCAAGCAGTATCCAACGAAAATACACCATGGGTTTCCTTATCGGGGCTGTGCGAGACGCGCGGTGACCAACACAAAGCCGGCTTTCTCGGTGGGATTGACCGTCAGCTCATTGATGCCAACGCCTGCCACCGCTTCCATTTCATGCAACCAGCGCCACACCGCTGGCGTGGGCGCCGCTTCCAGCCGCACACATTTCGCCTTGCTGACCGGGCTGAATGCCCCGGATGGTGAGGCCGTGTTTGCGCAGACTGTTATCGATCAGCTCGGTCATGGAGCCGCTGGGCCGGCTGGATTTGCCACCCTTGCGCTCGGCTTCCAGACGCGACGCCAATTGGTCCACTTCGGCAAACACCAGACGGGTCGCCTCCAGTTGGCGCTCGGCCTTATCGCGCATGCCATTGACCGGTTTGATGATGGCCACCCAGGTCACCAGGATTGCAATGGCCAGACCGCCCACGGCCAGCAGCGCCTGTTCGCGCAGCGGGCGGGCGTAGAGAGACTGGGTAACGGATTCGGGCAGTTTCATCGCCGGGTCACCTTCATGCGGGCCTGATGCACGCCCTGGTTCACATTGACAGACAGCACCTCGGCGCCGAAGCCTTTGGTTTTCAGTTGATTGCTCATGGCTTCAATGTCGGACAGCGCCGGCGCCTGCACCGTGAGCCGCAATTCCTGTGCGTCGTTCAGAAATTGCAGGTTCTTCACTTCTACGCCCGGCTGTTCCACCAGCACCGGCACCGACTGGGACAGGATAAACAGCGCATTGCTGCCGCTGGACTGATTGCCGAGGCGCGACACCTGGTTGCGCAACTGCTTGAGCGGATCACTGATGGCGCCATTGGGCACCGCCGCGCGGTAGCGTTCGGTAATGGCGGTCTTCAGGTCCTCGGTCTGGCCGCGCAGCAATTGCCATTCGGTCAGGGTCAGGCCCAGATGCAGCACCACCGCAGCGGCGGCTGCGATGAGGGGCAGTTTGATTCGTTCAAACCAGCGTGCCAGGGGCATACGGGGAAAGAAAGGCGCCACCGCCAGATTCATCACCTGCGCCTCATCCGCCGCCAGGGGCTCTGCCAACAGGGATTTGAATGCGACCTTGTCAGCCAGTCCTTCGGGCAAAAGCTCGAGTAATTGATCCATCGCCTCGCCCTCTGCGGCCAGTAAACGGATCTGCTCGGGTTTGCTTGCGCGCGCCGCGCTGGCGAAGAAGGCGCGGGCATAGCTGATCCGCACACTGCCGAACAATTGCGGTGCCAGACGGTAAGCCAGTTGCTGACCATCGCTGTACAGCGTCCAGATGCCCGGCTGGGTCGCCGGCAACAGATCGGCATCGCTGACAATGTGGGTGACCGCCAACTCGCGCGCGTGAAACGCGGCCAATGCGTCAGCGAGTTGATCGCGCCGGGTATAGGCCAGATTCACCCAGTCATCGCCGAGCTCACCGTAGACGAAATGCAGCTCGTCCACATCGTCAATGATGTCTTCTTCCAGCTGGTAGGGCGCGAGCTTTTTGTAAAACCGACGCTCGTTTTCCGCCAGCGACAATCGGCGGGTAATCACCTGATCGCCCGGCAAAACCAACACCCAGCGCGCCAGCGGATCATCCACTGCCTGCACAATGGCATCGAGCGTGTCTTCACCTTCGGCCAGCCAGTGGCCTTCGCGGCGCTGGCGCCAGCGGTAAACGGCGGGGCTTTCTTCCGTGGCAGCGGCAACCAGCCGGCAATAAACGCCATCCAGGGATTGCGCGGCGGCGGGCTCCGCGGCCATCGACTCATTTACCAGAGTGTCTGTGGTCATCGTCTTTTCTGTTCGCTGTTGTCCCTGCCCTCATCCGGCACGGATCGTCGATTGTCGTCGTTCTTATCTTCAGCGCTGTCGCTGTCTTCATCCGGCCGGGTCTGACTCGCCAACGCCTGGATGGAGGTGGCCTGACCGGAGCTGTATTGAGCCAATACTTTGATCGTACCCTGATCCCGGTTCAGTAGTATACGCCGGTTGCTGGTGCGGTTTCCCAATTCGACTTCTACATTCAGCCAGAAGTAAGCCGTACTGATCGCCAAACCGTCAGGGTTCATAGTGCCTCCACTTAACAGCGCATTCATATCGGGCTGGTTCGCCAGATCAGCACCGCTACTGAAATAGCCGTCGGGCATACCCGTGCGCCAACCATCAAAGCCCTGCACATCCTGCAGCGCCAAAGGCACAATACTGTTTTCCTGATTCAGAGCCTGAATGATGGGCCCGTGCTTCTCAAATTCCAGTGTATTGATATTCAAATCAGCGTTACTGGGCAACACCACTAAATAAGGCTTAATTGCCTCATAAATTTCCGGCGTGATATGGCGAATCAGCTTCAGTTCCTCCAGGGATTGCATCTCGCCATTGGGCGGCACCCACGTCACCCCTTCCTGCTGGTATTGCAGTGATTCCGCGCCCCCAAACCCCGAAGCATTGTCATCATCATCCAGCCAATCCACCACCGCCTCGGTAATGGCGATGGCCAGGTTCTGATCTATGACCAACGGTTGCGTATCCGGAGGTGGATTTTTCACCTGACTGCCATCGAAGGTTTGCAAAAACCGTAAAAACCGGCGCTGACGTACATCGAACCGATTGGGGTCGTTGGGATTACTATTACTGTTTAATTGTTTACTCAGTCCATTGAGATTGATTTTGCTCTGGGCATCTTCCAAGGTCCCGTAAAGCACACCGCCCTCGATGGGAAACATCTGACCGTTGGTCCAGTCTTCATCCGCATGATCGACTTGGCCGTTTTTGGCATCGTCTTCGAGCACAAAGCTGGCCAACGCAATCGCACCATCCATGTAGGCATTTTGTTGGGCACCAAGCACCCGGTTTTCGGCGCGCGCCTGCATCAGCAACATATCGCCGGCGTAACTCACCGCCAATGTGGCCACCAGCGCCACGATCAGCAGCGCCATAATCAACACTGCACCCTGTTGCCGGGATGGTTTCATTCTTCGATCCCCAACAGCAACACGCGCTTGATCTCGCCCATATCCTTCAACTCAACGGCGATTTCAACCGCGCTTGGCAGACTGGCCTGAGTGGTGCGGCCGGTGCGACCGGCAGACGGCGGCCACTCAGTGGACCAACCACTTTCATCTTTGGGGTTAGCGCCTGGCGCCAGATAGCGGAAGGTCAGGTTATTCACATCTGTTAACAGGCGACGCGCCATCGACACATCTTCAAAATACACTTCATCCCCGGGCGCCTGCTCACCAAAAATTTCCCGGTCGATGGGCCGGAAAAAACGCCAGAGCGCGCCCTGGTGCCAGGCATAGGTCACATGCTGAAGATCAGACCGGCGGCTGATACCAAAATTTACCCAGTCGCCGCGCACAAACTGCAACAAACGATGCTGCCGGTCCAGAGTGGCCAGCAAATTTTTGCGTTGCTGTTTGATGTCGCGGGTTTCAAATGCTTCGCCGTAACCCAGAAAGGTCTGGTCTTCGGTCGCCTCGGCGCCGGACAATGTCTGATCCACTTCTTCGGCTTTGAACAAGGCGTCCTTGCCACCGCGGATCGATCGCAAATCCTGTTCGATGACAATAAAAAAACGATCCAGTTCAGCAAACTGGGTCGACACCGCGCGGCCGGATTCCATGGAGCGCGTGGCCACGTGAAATGACTGGGCCGCCATCATGGCAATCAGTGCCGCAATAAAAATTGCGATCAGCACTTCAACCAGGGTAAAGCCGCGCGCCCGATGCATCTCAGTAGCTCAGAATAATCATGAGGCCCGCCAGCGATTCGTCGGGCGATTTGCCCACCTCAATCTGGAGCTGTTGTTGTTTGATATCGTCAAAGTTGGTGGCAGTCATGCGCCAATACCAGCGCTGCTCCACCATCTCCACTTCACCGTTTTCGGAATCGCCCAGCTTGCCCGCCCCCAAACGATTTTGCAGCTGGTACTCGGCCGCCTTGTTCTGGGCCACATACAGGGCAATGGTTTTATCGCGCAGCATGGCCTGGGCATCGATCTGGGTCTGCATCTGGCCCAACAAGGCGGGCAAGGCCATGCCTACCACCATCAGGGCCACCAGCACTTCGACCAGACTGAATCCGCGTGCGCGCTTCATGGTTCCCACTCGTCGGCCTGGACCAGATCGCCGGTAAAGTCCACGGTCATCAACCGGATGGGTTTGTCGGCCAGACTGAAACGCAGTTCAAAATTGGAAATCTCGCCACTGCCGCTGAATACCACCTGCGGGCTCTGGCTTTCTTTGTTGAGGTCCACCGGTTGTTCATCCAGGCGCAATTCCAATTGGACAAATTCGGGGATTTCACTGGCGGCAAACGGCGCTTCGGCATCGAGCCAGTTGCCGCCACGAAAGCGCTTCCATTCCAACCGGGTGGTGCCCTGAAGGGTCTGTGACAGTTGTAAACCCACCAGGTCGCCTTGCAGGGCTGCGTTCTCATCGGCGTAACGCAACATCTGGAACAATTGGTCGAGGTCGTTGCGCGCGCGTCGCTCTTCATTGCCACCCACGTTGAAGTTGACCATGCCGATGGCCAGGCCGACCAGCAACAGCACTACCATCAACTCGATGAGCGTAAAGCCCCGCGCGCGCATGGTTTATTCTTGCTCGAGATCCGCCGGGTTCATCCAGTTGCCAATATCGGCATTCTGGCCTTCGCCGCCGGCCACGCCATCGGCTCCCAGGGTGTAAATATCAATTTCACCGTTCTCGCCCGGGCTCA
This region of Simiduia agarivorans SA1 = DSM 21679 genomic DNA includes:
- the gspM gene encoding type II secretion system protein GspM gives rise to the protein MKLPESVTQSLYARPLREQALLAVGGLAIAILVTWVAIIKPVNGMRDKAERQLEATRLVFAEVDQLASRLEAERKGGKSSRPSGSMTELIDNSLRKHGLTIRGIQPGQQGEMCAAGSGAHASGVALVA
- the gspL gene encoding type II secretion system protein GspL; translation: MTTDTLVNESMAAEPAAAQSLDGVYCRLVAAATEESPAVYRWRQRREGHWLAEGEDTLDAIVQAVDDPLARWVLVLPGDQVITRRLSLAENERRFYKKLAPYQLEEDIIDDVDELHFVYGELGDDWVNLAYTRRDQLADALAAFHARELAVTHIVSDADLLPATQPGIWTLYSDGQQLAYRLAPQLFGSVRISYARAFFASAARASKPEQIRLLAAEGEAMDQLLELLPEGLADKVAFKSLLAEPLAADEAQVMNLAVAPFFPRMPLARWFERIKLPLIAAAAAVVLHLGLTLTEWQLLRGQTEDLKTAITERYRAAVPNGAISDPLKQLRNQVSRLGNQSSGSNALFILSQSVPVLVEQPGVEVKNLQFLNDAQELRLTVQAPALSDIEAMSNQLKTKGFGAEVLSVNVNQGVHQARMKVTRR
- the gspK gene encoding type II secretion system minor pseudopilin GspK, producing MKPSRQQGAVLIMALLIVALVATLAVSYAGDMLLMQARAENRVLGAQQNAYMDGAIALASFVLEDDAKNGQVDHADEDWTNGQMFPIEGGVLYGTLEDAQSKINLNGLSKQLNSNSNPNDPNRFDVRQRRFLRFLQTFDGSQVKNPPPDTQPLVIDQNLAIAITEAVVDWLDDDDNASGFGGAESLQYQQEGVTWVPPNGEMQSLEELKLIRHITPEIYEAIKPYLVVLPSNADLNINTLEFEKHGPIIQALNQENSIVPLALQDVQGFDGWRTGMPDGYFSSGADLANQPDMNALLSGGTMNPDGLAISTAYFWLNVEVELGNRTSNRRILLNRDQGTIKVLAQYSSGQATSIQALASQTRPDEDSDSAEDKNDDNRRSVPDEGRDNSEQKRR
- a CDS encoding type II secretion system protein GspJ, with protein sequence MHRARGFTLVEVLIAIFIAALIAMMAAQSFHVATRSMESGRAVSTQFAELDRFFIVIEQDLRSIRGGKDALFKAEEVDQTLSGAEATEDQTFLGYGEAFETRDIKQQRKNLLATLDRQHRLLQFVRGDWVNFGISRRSDLQHVTYAWHQGALWRFFRPIDREIFGEQAPGDEVYFEDVSMARRLLTDVNNLTFRYLAPGANPKDESGWSTEWPPSAGRTGRTTQASLPSAVEIAVELKDMGEIKRVLLLGIEE
- the gspI gene encoding type II secretion system minor pseudopilin GspI: MKRARGFSLVEVLVALMVVGMALPALLGQMQTQIDAQAMLRDKTIALYVAQNKAAEYQLQNRLGAGKLGDSENGEVEMVEQRWYWRMTATNFDDIKQQQLQIEVGKSPDESLAGLMIILSY
- the gspH gene encoding type II secretion system minor pseudopilin GspH, translating into MRARGFTLIELMVVLLLVGLAIGMVNFNVGGNEERRARNDLDQLFQMLRYADENAALQGDLVGLQLSQTLQGTTRLEWKRFRGGNWLDAEAPFAASEIPEFVQLELRLDEQPVDLNKESQSPQVVFSGSGEISNFELRFSLADKPIRLMTVDFTGDLVQADEWEP